The proteins below are encoded in one region of Bacillus vallismortis:
- the glgB gene encoding 1,4-alpha-glucan branching enzyme: MAAASPSAHDVYLFHEGSLYRSYQLFGSHYRELNGQSGYEFCVWAPHASVVRVAGDFNSWSGEQHVMHRVNDNGIWTLFIPGLEQQERYKYEIVTHSGEIRLKADPYAFYSEVRPHTASLTYNLTGYKWKDQKWQKKQQDMTLYEKPIFIYELHLGSWKKHSDGRHYTYKDLSQSLIPYIKKHGFTHIELLPVYEHPYDRSWGYQGTGYYSPTSRFGTPHDLMKFVDECHQENIGVILDWVPGHFCKDAHGLYMFDGEPLYEYQDERDRENGLWGTANFDLGKPEVHSFLISNALYWAELYHIDGLRVDAVANILYWPNQDERHPNPYAVEFLQKLNQTMREAYPHVIMIAEDSTEWPHVTSAAEEGGLGFHFKWNMGWMNDVLTYMETPPEERRYCHQLISFSLLYAFSEHFVLPFSHDEVVYGKKSILNKMPGDYWQKFAQYRLLLGYMTAHPGKKLIFMGSEFAQFDEWKDTEQLDWFLDSFPMHRKASVFTQDLLRFYQKSKILYEHDHRAQSFEWIDVHNDEQSIFSFIRYGKKYGEALVIICNFTPAVYQQYDVGVPFLTQYIEVLNSDREAYGGSGQINKKPLTAKKGALHHKPGYITMTIPPYGISILRAVKKEER, from the coding sequence ATGGCCGCCGCCAGCCCGTCAGCACATGATGTTTATCTTTTTCACGAAGGCAGTCTGTATAGAAGCTATCAACTATTTGGCTCGCATTATCGCGAGCTGAATGGCCAAAGCGGATATGAATTCTGTGTGTGGGCGCCTCATGCGTCAGTAGTTCGAGTGGCTGGGGATTTTAACAGCTGGTCAGGAGAACAGCATGTGATGCATAGAGTGAATGATAACGGCATTTGGACGTTATTTATTCCAGGTCTAGAGCAACAGGAACGATATAAATATGAAATCGTGACTCATAGCGGTGAGATTAGGCTGAAAGCAGATCCATACGCCTTTTATTCAGAAGTCCGGCCTCACACAGCATCACTTACGTACAATCTGACGGGATATAAATGGAAAGACCAAAAATGGCAAAAGAAACAACAGGATATGACGCTGTATGAGAAACCTATTTTTATTTATGAACTGCATCTTGGGTCTTGGAAGAAACATTCTGATGGCAGGCATTATACCTATAAAGATTTAAGCCAGTCGCTTATTCCTTATATCAAAAAGCATGGGTTTACCCATATCGAACTGCTTCCGGTGTATGAGCATCCTTATGATCGTTCATGGGGATATCAAGGAACGGGTTATTACAGCCCGACAAGCAGGTTTGGCACGCCGCATGATCTGATGAAGTTTGTGGATGAATGCCATCAAGAGAACATCGGAGTCATTCTGGATTGGGTTCCGGGACATTTTTGTAAAGATGCACATGGCCTTTATATGTTTGATGGAGAGCCTCTTTATGAATATCAAGATGAACGTGATCGGGAGAACGGGCTATGGGGCACAGCTAACTTTGATCTGGGAAAACCGGAAGTTCATAGTTTTTTAATTTCTAATGCGTTGTACTGGGCGGAACTCTATCATATAGATGGACTTAGGGTTGATGCAGTGGCTAACATCCTGTATTGGCCAAATCAGGATGAACGCCATCCGAATCCATATGCTGTTGAATTTCTACAAAAACTTAATCAAACAATGAGAGAGGCATATCCGCATGTCATAATGATTGCGGAAGATTCGACGGAATGGCCTCACGTGACAAGTGCCGCTGAGGAAGGAGGGCTCGGTTTTCATTTTAAATGGAATATGGGCTGGATGAATGACGTACTGACATACATGGAAACGCCCCCAGAAGAAAGGCGGTATTGTCATCAGCTTATTTCTTTTTCATTATTGTATGCGTTTAGTGAACATTTTGTATTGCCGTTTTCACATGATGAAGTCGTTTACGGCAAAAAATCAATTCTTAATAAAATGCCTGGCGACTATTGGCAGAAATTTGCCCAGTATCGTCTTTTGCTCGGTTATATGACGGCTCACCCCGGTAAGAAATTGATTTTTATGGGTTCAGAATTTGCCCAATTTGATGAATGGAAAGACACAGAGCAGCTTGATTGGTTTTTGGACTCCTTCCCCATGCATCGGAAAGCCAGCGTTTTTACGCAAGATCTTCTCCGCTTTTATCAAAAAAGCAAAATCCTTTATGAACATGACCATCGTGCACAGTCGTTTGAATGGATTGATGTCCATAATGACGAACAATCGATCTTTTCTTTTATTCGTTACGGCAAAAAGTACGGTGAGGCGCTTGTCATCATTTGTAATTTTACACCCGCGGTCTATCAGCAATATGATGTTGGTGTTCCTTTTCTTACCCAATATATCGAGGTCCTGAACAGCGACAGAGAAGCATATGGAGGCTCAGGGCAAATCAACAAAAAGCCGTTAACGGCCAAAAAGGGAGCTTTACATCATAAACCGGGTTATATCACAATGACCATCCCCCCTTACGGCATTTCGATTTTACGGGCGGTTAAAAAAGAGGAGAGATGA
- a CDS encoding glucose-1-phosphate adenylyltransferase — MKKQCVAMLLAGGKGSRLNGLTKHMAKPAVSFGGKYRIIDFTLSNCSNSGIDTVGILTQYQPLELNSYIGIGSAWDLDRYNGGVTVLPPYAKSSEVKWYKGTASAIYENLNYLKQYDPEYVLILSGDHIYKMDYGKMLDFHIEKNADVTISVIEVGWEEASRFGIMKTNADGTITRFDEKPQFPKSNLASMGIYIFNWPLLKQYLEMDDRNPYSSHDFGKDIIPLLLEEKKKLSAYPFKGYWKDVGTVQSLWEANMDLLKEDSELKLFERKWKIYSVNPNQPPQFISSDAQVHDSLVNEGCVVYGNVSHSVLFQGVTVGKHATVTSSVIMPDVTIGEHVVIENAIVPNGMVLPDGAVIRSEKDIQEVLLVSEEFVEKELI, encoded by the coding sequence ATGAAAAAACAATGTGTGGCCATGCTCCTTGCCGGCGGGAAGGGCAGCCGTCTCAACGGTTTAACAAAACATATGGCGAAACCGGCTGTATCTTTTGGGGGGAAATACAGGATTATTGATTTTACGCTCAGCAACTGTTCCAATTCTGGTATTGACACAGTGGGGATTTTAACACAATATCAGCCGCTCGAGCTGAATTCCTATATTGGCATCGGCAGTGCATGGGACCTTGACAGATATAATGGCGGCGTGACGGTTTTACCTCCCTATGCCAAGTCATCTGAGGTCAAATGGTATAAAGGGACGGCAAGCGCCATTTATGAAAATCTCAATTATTTAAAACAGTATGATCCTGAGTATGTGCTGATTTTATCTGGAGATCACATCTACAAGATGGACTACGGCAAAATGCTTGATTTTCATATTGAAAAGAATGCGGATGTAACGATTTCTGTTATTGAAGTGGGCTGGGAGGAAGCAAGCCGGTTCGGCATTATGAAGACCAATGCAGATGGGACGATTACACGTTTCGATGAAAAGCCCCAATTCCCAAAGAGCAATCTCGCCTCAATGGGAATTTATATATTCAATTGGCCGCTTTTGAAACAGTACCTCGAGATGGATGACCGGAACCCGTATTCAAGCCACGACTTCGGCAAAGACATTATTCCTTTGCTTTTAGAGGAGAAAAAGAAGCTATCTGCTTATCCGTTCAAAGGATATTGGAAGGATGTCGGAACAGTGCAGAGTTTGTGGGAAGCCAATATGGATCTGTTAAAAGAAGACTCGGAGTTAAAGCTGTTTGAACGGAAATGGAAAATTTACTCCGTTAATCCGAATCAGCCTCCGCAATTTATTTCATCTGACGCGCAGGTTCATGATTCGCTTGTGAACGAAGGCTGTGTTGTGTATGGAAATGTGTCTCATTCCGTTCTTTTTCAAGGTGTTACTGTCGGTAAGCATGCGACTGTCACATCGTCGGTTATTATGCCGGATGTGACGATCGGCGAGCATGTAGTGATTGAAAATGCCATTGTTCCTAATGGCATGGTGCTTCCAGATGGCGCAGTGATTCGGTCCGAAAAAGACATTCAGGAGGTGCTGCTCGTTTCAGAGGAATTTGTAGAAAAAGAATTGATCTAA